The DNA sequence GAGACCAAGTAGTTCATGACGGCATCTGCGGCGCTGGCCGGTTGCGTTGCGACCGTCACCGAAACGCCGCCCTCCTCATCGAGCAACAGCCGAACGCGCGCCCGCTCCAGATCCTTCCCTTCGAGCGCCTTTGCAATGGCGGCGCGAACGCGCGCTTCCTCATAAGGAAACCCGAAATAGCCCGCCGATGTTGCAAGCCGTTCGATATGACGCTCAAGCAGCCAGATCCCCTTGCCCGGCTCGTGTAGCATCGTTTCGATCAACTCGAACCGTCGGACCGGATCGGTGAGGAATTTCATTTTGAGCAGGCATTCTTCGTGCTCTTTAATCCCCTGACTATCGGCGACCAAACCCGAACCGATGCCCATTTCGCCACGACCTTCGCGATCGATGACGGCCGTGCGAATAGCGACGTTGAACAAAGCCTTTCCATCCGGCGAAATACGGCCGATGGCACCGCAGTAGACGCCACGCGGCTCGGTCTCCAAATCGCTTATCAACTCCATGGCGCGGATTTTCGGAGCACCCGTAACCGAGCCCGGTGGGAAGATCGCCTTAAGCAAATCTTCCAGCGTTACTTCCGCCTTGAGCACCGCGCGCACGCCTGATGTCATCTGATGCAAAGTCTGAAATGTCTCGACAGTGAAGAGATCGGTGACGCTCACCGAGCCGAGTTCAGCGATACGGCCAAGATCGTTGCGCATCAGGTCCACGATCATGAGATTTTCAGCGCGGCTCTTGATGTCGCTTGAAAGCATCTGGCGTACCTCGCGGTCGCCTTCGTGCGTGCCTGCGCGTGGCGCGGTCCCTTTCATCGGGCGCGTCGAGATGACTCGGCCATGCTGCTCAATAAAGAGTTCCGGAGAAGCTGAAAGGATCGTCGCCGCGCCAGTATCGACAAGACCGCCGTAGGCAACCTTTTGCTTCAAGCGCAGATCGCGATAAAGCGCCAGCGGTGAACCTTCCAGGTGAAACTTGGCCTTGAATGTCAGATTGAGCTGATAGATATCGCCGGCGCGGATGTATTCCTGCACCTTCTCGAAGCGCGCGAGGTAGTCCTGCTGGCTCCATGTGTGGGTCAGCGTCCCCAGCGCGGGATCGCCAATGGCCTCGGCACGCAACCACGCCTGCACCTCGGAGCCCCGCATCTCACGCGGCTCCTTATACAGTCCGAACCACAACAGCGGCATGGAGCGCTTCGGCGGCATCCGGTCGGCCAGCCTGGGTTCGAGCACATACCCTAGTTCATAGGCAAAGAAGCCGGCAGCATGCAGACCGCGCTTAGCCCCATCCTGCAACGCGCTGAGCGCGGCGGGCACCTCGGTGGGCAAGTCGGCACGCACTGTCTTCACGGGGTGCTCGAACAGGACGGAAATCGCATCCATCCGCGTGCTGTTGTCGAGCAGTACAAAGCCTTCTTGCAGTTCGGGCTTTCGCGCCATTGTTCTTTGTTCTTCTAAGCCGGTGCTTCGCCCAACAACGAAGCGATGTTGAATGCGAGCGGCGCGAGAGCCGTCGTGCGTGTTCTTAACGCTTTGGGCCCGCAAAAACTATGTGGCACGGCCGACAAAAAACTCTGGACCGAGCAGGGCAAAAACGGCAGGAGCCGTGTTGAGCTGAGGAAATTGGTTATCCACAAGATGGCGGAGTTCACTAAAGCGCGGCGGTTCGCACAAATCTGCCGATTTCCCAGCAGATTTTTCGCTGTTTTTCAGGCTATTGGGCCGATGTGTCGCGTGCCTGAGATAGGGGTTCACAAGCACTCGAATTGTGTTATAAGCCTCCCCATTCGAGCCGCTCGGGAACGAGCGGCTTTTATATCTTCGCTTTCAGGCTAACGCGGATTTTCCCTGGGCACGCTCCGGGGATCGACACGCCGCCCGCCTCTACCGGGGCGAAGATCATGTTGGTGACGCGGGGTGGAGCAGCCCGGTAGCTCGTCAGGCTCATAACCTGAAGGTCGTAGGTTCAAATCCTGCCCCCGCAACCAACAATATCGCGCCTGACCAAGCCCCCCCGAATCCCGTTCCGACTGAGCGCCTAGAGCTCCGCGTGATGTGCGCGCTCGGGGGGAGCCTCGTGGTGATGTAACTACCGAGAGTCACCACAGTCCTCTCCACTACATTCCCCTATCCCTCATCTTCGCATTTGCCCCCTCCCACAAGAGGTCAACCAGCAACGGAGCAGTCTTGGCCGCTTTGAGGTCCGCGTCTGTGCCGAGACCGAATGACTTAACGAGCTTTTTCAGATCGGCAGCTTTGAACGAGAGAAAAGTCTCCCGGAATGCCTTTTGGCCTTTCATGGCGACGATCACCGGATCGACTGCTAACAGAGCCTCCGGCCCACGGAACACGACTTCGTAGCCCAGAGCCTCGGCCAGTTCCTTTGCGAAGCGCGGGTTGCCCATAGCTTCGTGGCGCACGATAGCGAAGAATTGGTCGAGCGCACGGCCGACGTCGATTTGCTTGTCGTCACTCATTGGCGGCCCCCTTTGCCAAAGCATAGCGGTAAAACTGATCGGTTAAGGCACGTATGTCGGCTTCAAGTCGCCCGTACTTTGCTCGGTACGTGCGAAACGAGTTGTGGCGCAGCCTTTGCGTCGCCTTCGTCATTTGGATCGAGAAGCCGATCGGCGGTTCGAGCACATCGTACCGTCTTCGCAGGCGATTGATCTCGGCCGGGTCTGTGGTTCGCTGCTGGTATTTCGAGATCACGACGAAATGCGGGATATCCTTCTTCTGGAGCACCTCGCCCAGGCCTATCTCCACGAAGTCTGTAAGGCTTCTCATCGAAACGGCGTCGGCGATCGTCGGGCTTAGAACCATGTCGGCCCCCAGCAATCCTGCGCGCGTGAGCCCCGAGAAGCCCGGCGGGCAATCGAAGATAATCAGGTCATAAAACGCATCGAGCGGATGGAGGTATTGGCCCAACGTCAGGCGGAGCTCAGCTCCTGGATCGACGTTCTGAATATAGCTGCGCTTCTCGATAACTGTTTCCACGAACCAGAGACGCGGCACCGAGGGCAGCACGTCAACGCGGCCGCGGACGCAGCGGCCCCTCAATTCCTCAAGATCGCTTGCCTCGCCGACGATATACGAATGCAATTCCGGCTTGGGGCCTTTGCCCTCGACATCGAGAAGAAACTTCGGCAGGAGCCGGCCCATACTCTCGGCGACGTCCATGCCCTCGCTGCTCAGGAGCATGAAACTGGTGCTCGACTGAGGGTCGAGATCGACAACCAGCACCCGCACCCCGTGGCACAGCGCAAGCGTTTCGGCAAGAAACATCGTCGTGGTGCTCTTGCCCACGCCACCTTTGAGGTTTGCGACGGCTAGGCGCGCTGCCATCAGTGTGGCCCCCCGATCCAACTCAGGAGAAGCGCCTGCTGCTGCTCGGGAAAGCGTGTGTCAATGAACTCATCGACAGCGGCCGCATTAGGCTCTCCGCGCTCCGCGTCGTGATGGATTGCGAACGTGCGGGCATCCTCCGGCGAGCTCAGCGTGATAAGCCCGAGACCATACGCCTTGCAGTTCTCGAGGATGGTTTGAAAGCGTTCAACATCGAAATCAGCGCTGCGGTAGTGCCAGACGAGATAGGCAAAATGCACAAGGCGCCGGTGGGCAAGCGTCTCGTGAACCGAACGCAAGTCGCACCCCTCGTCGCGCTTCACCTCGAAGCCGTACACGTCCACCTGAACAGTCGGTTGGTACTTGTGCCGCCAAGCATTGATCATCGCCAGATCCGGCCGGGACCACACCCCAGAGCCAGCGGGGCCCGCTGTCGCGGTCACCGCTGCCAAGGGAAGGTGGGTGCCAAGGCGGGGCTTCAACCGGGCCGCAAACTGAATATTGAGGAACCGGTGAACTACCGGATACAGATCGGCCTCAGGACTACGATACTCGGACATGTTTCCCCCCTCGGGAAGCCACCATAGCATCCGCGGTGCCGGACGCCAGAGGTTGGTCGGGGTGCAGACAAACCACCCTAGATCGCCACCGGCAATGCCTCGCGCTCCGCTCTCTCGCCCTCCAGCAACGTGGCGTGCCTTCGCGCCAGCGTCTCGCGGTACTCTTGGACTTCGATGTCCTTGAAAAACGGGTCGCCGGGGGCTAGCGGACCATGCCAGAGTGCCAATTCGTCGTGCGAATGCTATCAGTTTCGGATTGGTGGCCTGGAGACAAACGGATGTCCGTGCAAATGAGCGTCTTCCAACGGACACATCGGTCTTATGGCGGGGCCATGCACGGTTCTGTCATCACCAACCTGCTGCAGCGCGCCCAACCTGAGTTTGGGCCTGGTCTTCTGGACGTCTATGTGGAGTTGGTATGCCGCGCACCTTCGCGTATAGGAACGTCAATCGAAGCCAACGAAGTCATCATGGGCACGCTGGTCGCCAAACTTCCCATTGGCAAGATGTCGCCGAAAGCCAAGCGTTACGCGCTGACAGTTTTGTCGCGGAGGCCCGGCGACGAAGAACGACCAGTCCTGCCCATCGGCGCTTCGTCTTTTTCGCTAGAGGACATTCAACGCGAGGTCGCAAGGCAACAAGCAGAGGAGGAAGCGCGCAAAGCTGAGTTTGACCGCAAGCGTGCCGACGTCACAGCACTGCCGCGCTTGTTCGATGAAGTCGCCGACGCTTTGGCTGCGATGCCGCCCAAGCTCAAAACAAGTGCCTTTGATTGGATCGCCTTTGTTCAATGGTTTAGGTCGTTGAAGTCTGAACTACCAACCACATTAGAGGACATCATAGCCGCTGAAGCGGCGGCCCGTGCAGCCGCCGAAGCACGGCTTGAGGCGATGGATCCATGGGCGCGCCTAGACATTAATTGGAGAGGCTTCCACCAAGACGCCCGTAAGCTTCTGCCTGAGCCGTTCTTCTGGAGTGGCGACGATGACTTTGCCCCGCACGGCAACGACGAGGGCTTCGATGTGTTAGCTAAGATGCGCGATTTTCCACGCAAAGCCGCATTCACCGAAGACTCGCTTGCTTCACTTGCCGACCATTTCGGGCACACAAGCGAAATCATGGTCGCCGATACGGATGGCTTCAACCAGACACGTTATCTCGACTTTGTCGTCGCTGTGGCCTTTGGGCACGTCAAATTGAAAGGCTTCTGCCCATTCTGGCTTCGCGACAGGGCGCTCGCAGCGATGAAGCGCGAGATCGCCATCATCGAAGCGCTTGCCGAACGCGACAATTCCGGTGAGCCTTTGACGACTTTGGACATAGCGACAGCCCCCAATCGTGGACTGCAGCGCGACTCGTTAAACAAGCTCATCGGCGCGCTCGAACAAGTGCCGACCCACGCCTCCACCTGATCGCAGATTTTGCAGCTCAGATCTCCGCTTCACGGCGTGCGAGCGTCCGATTCACATTATTCCGACCCGCTTTTCGAATAGATGTGGCGCAAACCCAGGAGTGGTCGAGATCAGTCCGATATGCCAAATCTGATGATCGTCCAGAAGTATAAAGCAGCTGGCCCCGCTCACTATTGCGCCGGCGATATGTATCGAACCACGATCATAAGGTCAGCGGATTGATAATAAGCCGCGCTTGCCACATACCGGCCCGGCTTCAGCCGCAGGATTTCGTAGCCATCTTGCAAGTTTTTCCCACACTCGGACGCATCGATCAGCCACATTACACCGGATGAACCTGTCTCGAAATCAAGCCGCTCGGCTGTCGGGTCGTCTAACACGTCTCTCATATCCGTGCTGCGCAGTACCGGTTCAATGAGAGCCTCGTCATTGATGCAAAGCCATTGGACAAGAAAGCCCTGGTCAGCACCTTTGGCAGGATACCATGCTATGTCACCTACATCGCCAGAAAGAACGACCGCGGTGCCTTCGTGGCAAGGGATTGATCCCATCCAAGTCGTCACTCTGCAGGCTCGGGCATAGTCGCTCTGATCGCCCGGATCCATGTGATCGCGCCATCCCTCGGTCCCGCGCCAATCCTCAAGCTGTTCCTCGGCAATAAGCAGGTGAGGCCCACCGGTGGTCGTGACCCAATTGCGCGTATGTGTCATGCAGGGGGATCTTGCTCTTGGCCGTTGCAGAAATCGAACGCTCGTATCACTACTCTAACCTGTGTGAAAAACAACGTTCGTCAACGCTCGCACAAAGTTGGTATGGCTGGATGTTTGGAAGTTGCCGGAGAGGCGCAAATATGAAGAGTACGCCACCTCTGACCATCGAAGGCTATACTCCGGCGGAGATCGCCGCGATGGAGGATGTCTGGGCATTGGCCATTTGCGGAGAACCCATTGTCCACAAGGTGGGTGAAGCAAACATACTTGCCCAATTCTCAGTTCTGGACCGGTCTCTGATCACAGAGCCAGGAGCCACGGAAGGTGGAGGAGATGGCACTCTACGTACGCTCATTGACGCTATAGAGCGGTGCGCTCGCAGCCGGGAAATTACTGCGATCGATTGGCGGGTCTATGCTGTAGATTGTACAACCCCAAACCCGAAACTGATCCGCGTATTGGAATACCTCGGTTTTAAACGCGCTGAAATCCAAAGCGGTGCGATCGTCTACCGGCGGAAAGAGATCAAGAACCGCGGCGATACCCAGGACCTGGTGATCGTCCGGAACCACGGCCTCCAGGTCGAACGCATAGAATAGCTGGCCCTGCTCGCTCTTGCGCCGCCCCATCATCGAACCGCTCCGTCAATGCCCGACTCACAACCACGGCATCACGCTTCGTCCGACCTCTCAAGCCGGTTCTGCAACAAAATCGGCCCGTTGCAGATATCAAGACTTTCGCACCACCTTTTTCCGAGATGATATCGGTAAAGCTAACAAGCAGCGGTTACTGACGCGCTGAAGCAATGCGGCGATCACTCCTTGTGTCTGTTTCGATGTCGGCAACAGCCTCGTAATTAGATCCTGAGCCTCCCATAACGAAAACCACGTTACCTGCCCGATCAAAGACTATATAGAACAGCTCGCTGTAAATTTGTTTGGTTGGCGGATGTGCAAATGTACCGACCTTATAGATGTACAACCCGTACGCTCCAAGACCACGCATGTTGGCAGCGGGAAATTTCTCGAGCTCCTGGGAGCCAACGACGACTAGGTCAGGTGGGCCGAAAGTGTTCCGTACTTCTGCTTCACTCAAACCGTTGCGCGCCGCAGTGAACGCTCCGTCCATAACCAATTTCCGTCCGCCGTGCCGCAGCCAGTTGGCAAACTCTGACCACTCTCTTCCTTCAGATGACCAGCTGGGTTGCACATATTCGGCGCGGCCAGAACTTAAGGAATGAAGAACGAAAGAATAGAATAAGATTGTGGTTACGATACCCATGGCCAGACCGGACGCTGTTGGCGTCAACTTCCAAGACATCTTGCCAACTTTGCGCTCAGGTTCAGGCTGCTCGTGAGTTTGTAGAGGACTTGCTGCGTACACCGCAAGAGTTATTGTTGGGCATGCTTCTAACTAGAAGGCTACAATGATCCTAGTCTGTGCGTTGCGAAGCCAGCAATTGAATGACGGCTTCTGGCCCGTCGCATTTGATGAGCAGCGACCGGTTTCTGAGTATTGCGAAATCCGCAGACCGTTCGAGCTTCTGGACTCGATCCAAGGGCTCAAAATATCGTGTCCGCTTGCGGTGGTACTGCGGTCGCGACATGAGCGACGTTCCCAGTAGGGTCAATCAGGGACGCCGAAGTCTGCAATCTCTGCAAAATGAACGTACCTCCATGTCGGCAATACAGAGAAGCCTGCCAAAGAGGATGCAGACGATGCATGCTTGCGCGGCGCACCATCTTCAGAGAAGCGGACATCAACGCTTGAGTTCAGCGTGATATCTAACCGAGCAGCACACGTCAGCTGTCGGACGAACGCACACTCGTTAGTCCTATACACCGTGTTCGGTGACAGCCATTACAGGGTATACAGTGACGCGATTCCTTCCAAAGACCCTAGCCGAACAAAGAACGCGTCGTTGCTTGATTCCCGCGCGGTCATCGGCCAGATGAACCGCCACTCCTTTTGATAGGCGTAGCGGAAATGCTTTGAAAAGCCCTGCTTGAGCTGCCACGTAGCGCAAAAGTACGGATCGAAATAATTGACGTTTCGGGCATCCATCCGCAACTCCGGCCTCGCCGCACGAACCGCGCCCGCCAGCCGTTTGGCAAAGTCACCCACGTCGTAAATCACGACGAACGAGTCATAACCGAAATTGTCGAGTAGACGGTAATCGTAGCCAAGTGTCATGCAGTAAGCATAATAATCATCGCACCTCAGGGACATGCGCGTCCGCTGTGCGCAGCGCCCACCGTGATCGTCGCTGGGCTCGGCGTTGCCGATCCGCTCGTTCAACGTTTCACCCTCGGCAATAGAAATCTCAAAATTGAGCTCGTCGTCCTGGACAGCGGTGCTGAGGTGCCCAGCAGACCATGACGAGGCTGGGCTGATGCGGATAAGGCCTTCCCGGAACAGTCCCTCTGAATGCGCTTTCTTGGCGAGCTTGATCAGGAAAGGCCCCGGCCGCAACGGCCGCCCTTGCAAGATCTTTGCGCCAGACGGGGAGTCTGGATGCGTAGCGACGGGGAAGTGCGGCGGCTTCGGCAGGCCCGTAGGTATACCGCCGCGCAGGTTGAATTCCTCCATGGCGTGGGTCATCCGGCTCATCCAGAAGAAACCATTTGCATCGGCCTTCAGGAGACCAAGCTGCCCTACGTCCGTCGTCGTGCAGTAGTTGGCCTGGATGTCCCCAAAACGCCGGGTCAGCTCATTCATCGAGCAGTCGATCAGGTAAGGAAAATTGAGATAATCGAGCCGCCACTGATTCGAGCGCTTGATGGCAATTCCGTCTGTGCAGTGAGCCAGCATGTGGCTCTTCATCATCGCGGCGAGCTCGCGTCGATTGGGCCGGCGCAGAGCGAAAGGAGGAAGTTTCCACACAGGAGCGAGTCTCGGTGAGGCGCGAATCAGTCAGATACATAGAGGTTAGAGCATGGCCCGGGTGTTCATCAAAGTAGTCGCTAGGTCTGCTTTGTCCGCGCGGCGGATTGTGATCACATCACCCTTCGGGCCGACCCATCGCCGCTGCGAAGATTGCTTTCTCCTACCAAGCGGACCCACGTGTCTCACACACTCTAGGGGCCGTAAACATCACTCGATGTCCGCTCCATTGCCATACTGGCGATTAAGGAGGCGGGTAGTCACACATGCTGGCGACGACCGCAAGCTCGGCCGCAGCCGTCTGACACGACAACCAGTCCCGTGTGAGCTTACGAAAGCGATTCAGATTTCAAAACATGCGGAGAACAAATTACAAATCTCAAACAACAATTTGGACAACAGGTCGTCCCAGCGCAAAAACCGCAATAGTGTTTTTAAATACATTTTTCTTTGTCCGCTCGAAGGCTCGTCGGAACTAAACCGCAAAGCTGTCAAGCTTCGTGCCTTTACCAACGGCATCGGCTAACCACAGAGGCCTTCTTCCACGGCCAGTCCAAGTCTGAGAGGGGTCCTTTGGATTCCGGTATTTCACGGCAGACTTGCGCTTGGCTGGACGCTTTCCTCCGTCGATCAGTTCGGACAAGTTGAAGCCGGATTTCTGCGCAAGAGCGGCGAGTTTAGCTTTGACTTCTTGGGCTTGATCCGCCCGCTTTACGCAAATAGCAGCGTCAAGACGTCTTTTAAAAGCCACCAAATCTTTATAGCTCATCTTCGTCGGATCAATCCTGGACATTACGCAAATTCCTCTCCCAAAGTGCATCGAGCATTTGTGAATACGCATCCTCGCGTTGTCACGTAATTTCCGGCCAAACGGTCAACTTTTCTAAATCGCGCATCGCCCAAGCAACGTTAATCACGGATCTGATATTTCATAGATGCACAGGAGGCTCCGTGGACATCCTGCCGAACGTCGGCATCCCCACGTACAAATCGGTGACACAGATCCTTCAAGAGGTCGAAGATGACATCAGAGGACTTTAAGAGGGATATATACGGGGCGCTGCAAAGCCTGGGCTTTAAAAAGCGCGGCAAGTCGGTCTACCGCGATCAAGAAAACGTAATGGTACTGGTTTCTATAGAGAAGGCTTCCCGATGGCACATCGATGTCGGTTTCTGGCTCAAATTCTTGGGCGGAGAAACCACTACAGATCGGCATGAGAAGACACACATCTATATGCGTTTAGACCGCATCTTTCCTATGTATCGCGACATTATTCGAGCAGCCTGTGATTTAGGCGCGTCCGATCAGCTAATAGGGTACACAAAGTTACTTGAGCTCTTGCCGACTGTGATGGATGGCAAATTGCGATCAATGGGCACGGAAGAAGGGCTGAAGACTGCTCTGCGCGACGGTCACCTCTCACATGCCCTTTCCTTGCTTGAAGCCCGTAAATACCTCGAACAGTTGTAGCCACTGCAAAGCACAAACGCCGTGAAGAAAGCCAGCGTATTGCCAGAGAGCGCATAGGATCCGCGTGTCCTCAAGGCATGAGCACGCCGGTGGCGCGCACACGGGCTACAATTATCAAATTAGGGGAGTTAGTCAGCCAGACCAACTCTCTCAACCGCCGCTTTGATAAATGGCTGCAGCCAAATTATTAGCGAACAATGCGCCTTAATGAGGTTTCAAGAAAGGCGAGACGTAAAGGTAATCAAGATCCGACTTCGCCTGCGCAAAAGGAAGTGCGCACCGGGCCAGACGTTCCTTACAACGCTCGATCTCGCAGTGCACTGGGAACTTAACGGACGATTTGAGGTTGCCTCAAGCGGGCAATTGCGTCCGCTGTGATGTGATCTTCCCGTCTTGATCATTCGCAGACCCGGATGACGCGCTCGCCCTATTCTCCCGTCATCACTGGCACGCTCACGAGGGCGTTTGGCCCCTACAACTTCGATCTCTTTCGCAAGAATCCACCCCGACAGCCCTATCGAAGACGAAATAACGACAGCTGAAATTCTAGATCTTCGTAGCTCATCGGACGCTGATTTGGAGTCCTTCGTCCAAGGACCCAACGCCCCAGCCTCGTTGAATGAGGCTGCAGCTCTTCTCCATAGTCGCGCACAAAGTCATCAGCAGGCACAGTTTCAATGTTCATGAAGATGTTGCCAAAGGCGTCATCCTTGAGATGGTAGCCCACGACATCATTGAAAATCAGTGTCGAGCTTTCTGGGACATCCGACCAATTCGGCCGACGGAGCCCGAGTTCGATCACCTTCTTCTCACAATCGACACTGTAGCCAGTGACTAGCCAATCACCAAACGACGGCAGCGCGGTGACGCAATTTCCCAATCAGGGAGCATCGCCGGAATATTGGCTCTCCGGCAGACGAACTAAGCGAAGGCTGTGCACTAGAACGTATTTTTCTCCGCCGAATTTGTCTTCGGTGAGTTCGTTTCCTGCCCAAGATGGAGTCATTAGGTGAAGATGGCCAACCGGGCTCCGTAGCGTATTCAACTTTGACAGAAGAAAGTCGAGCCCTTCTTCATCAAAACAAATCGCGACTTCGCCATCGTCGCCGACCTCATGTTCCACCGTCAATTTCATCGCTCTCAACTCCACGAAGGTGACCATACACCGGCGGCTAGGCAGCCAGCTCTAATTCGCGAACTCGAAATCCAGACACCTCTTCACAAATTCGAGGGGTGCGGAGGTGAGTTCGCGTGAAAGGCCCGATGCTATAAACTTCGAATATGGTGTAAGTTGTAACAGGATTTGGTCGTCTGCAATCCCGGCTTTTCTGCCCGCCATGACAGCTTGTGCCGCTCGCAAGGCGCCATGCACTTGGCTCCATCGGAATGCAGCTGAATCGGAGACAAGAACGCTGTAATACCTGGAAAAACTTGTTATATCTTCGCAAGGCCTAACAATTTCTTCGCGAATTTTGCTCTCTAGAATCTTCGACGTATGTAGCAAATCCGCATCCGGCAAATACACCGATAATCCCCAATGGCCGTGATCCTCAAGCAGCGTGAATGCCATATATCCATTGTCAAGCGTGTATTTTGAGGGATTATCATGTTGATACAATTTCCCACCAAATGTACAGAGCGCGTTCCCCGAAAAGGCGAACACGTCGGGGTTGAACATTCCATACTCAATCCCGAGGACATTAGGTGGACCGCGCGCGATGGATCTTCCGAGGCGCAGGAATAAATAGTGATCCACATCACGGGAAGCCCAAACGGCCTTAAAGCGATTCTTCCCGACCCGTTTGTACCCACAGCGCTCGATTGCTTGAATCACTGTAGGCGAGCCTAAGTCCTCAACGTCCATTTCCAGCACTCCGTGACAGTTGAAATGCGGGATTGTGCGCCTACGCTCGAATGACTGTTTAGGCAAGCCACCATTGCAACGGGAGCGGGCACGAACCAGCTTTGTAACGCCTTGATCGAAACCTCAGGTGACCGATGCAGTCTCTCATGGCGACGGAAGAAACTGTGTTGCAGGCGCTCCGCATTTTCATTGGAAACGCAGACGTCGAAATCCCCGGCAGGGAGCTACGTTCAAGGCACCAGCCCACCATCCGTTGGCTTCGGTCCAAGCTGCTAATGCCTCGAGATAGTTTTCGAGCGGTACACAACCACGACCAGCGCGATGGCTGTTTGTACCGTCCGTCGGCGAGAAGTGTTATGAACTCTTGAGGTCGCGCGTTACCACTCCGCTTCGCGGCGCCAGACGCAACGCGCGGCTAACGGTTCCCTCTGCGGCTCACAACCAATGAGCGCAGATCGCAAATTTTCCGCAGCTTCGTTGACTGCTGTAACCGCGTACACGCGACCCCAGTCCTCGAGATTGCTCGCGACCGCTCGAAAAAAGACGATCGACTGATCGCGCTGTCTAAGTGCAATTCCCGATGGTGGTCCCTCGTAATAGTCCATTGCGATAAGCCATCGACAGTAAGGTCGTTCTGACATCTTCAGTAATCTCGGTTGGCGGGCATGTCATTTCAGCCCCAAACGCAGCACTGCACCCAATCTTATCATCTTCGGAGTATATGGCCGACGTGCCCCTCTTCGAACTCCAAGACGCCCAAGCGCTCACCACCCTCCAACGAAGCGTACACTTGATAGATATCTGCTTCGGGGTGAACGTCTAGCGCATATAGATGGCGCGCGCCAAAATCGATCCGTTCGAAGCTGCTGCCTAGTGCCTCTAGCTGCGTGAGAATCTCGCTGAAACGTTGATCGTTCGCATCAACGAGAATTCGGTACGTCGAGTGGCCGCTTCGCGATACGACTTCTTTAAACTCGAACCTCAGGCCGTCATCGGATGGAACCACACGAACTACGTCTCCCCAACTTAATCCACGTGCGAAATACGGAGTATTGAGGAGTCTAAACACTCCTTCCTCGCTCGAATCTGCGAGAGGTTCGATCCAAATGCTTTCGCTGCCGTGGCCATGCCAAT is a window from the Hyphomicrobiaceae bacterium genome containing:
- the pabB gene encoding aminodeoxychorismate synthase component I, translated to MARKPELQEGFVLLDNSTRMDAISVLFEHPVKTVRADLPTEVPAALSALQDGAKRGLHAAGFFAYELGYVLEPRLADRMPPKRSMPLLWFGLYKEPREMRGSEVQAWLRAEAIGDPALGTLTHTWSQQDYLARFEKVQEYIRAGDIYQLNLTFKAKFHLEGSPLALYRDLRLKQKVAYGGLVDTGAATILSASPELFIEQHGRVISTRPMKGTAPRAGTHEGDREVRQMLSSDIKSRAENLMIVDLMRNDLGRIAELGSVSVTDLFTVETFQTLHQMTSGVRAVLKAEVTLEDLLKAIFPPGSVTGAPKIRAMELISDLETEPRGVYCGAIGRISPDGKALFNVAIRTAVIDREGRGEMGIGSGLVADSQGIKEHEECLLKMKFLTDPVRRFELIETMLHEPGKGIWLLERHIERLATSAGYFGFPYEEARVRAAIAKALEGKDLERARVRLLLDEEGGVSVTVATQPASAADAVMNYLVSDTRVSSGDLFLYHKTTRRELYDREWKHYADTLGADEVLYLNERGELTEGSRTTIFIEMDGVLLTPALSSGLLPGTLRADLIARGKAREAQLTLDDLSRADAVYLGNSVRGLMKAAPLIPAATK
- a CDS encoding ParA family protein, translated to MAARLAVANLKGGVGKSTTTMFLAETLALCHGVRVLVVDLDPQSSTSFMLLSSEGMDVAESMGRLLPKFLLDVEGKGPKPELHSYIVGEASDLEELRGRCVRGRVDVLPSVPRLWFVETVIEKRSYIQNVDPGAELRLTLGQYLHPLDAFYDLIIFDCPPGFSGLTRAGLLGADMVLSPTIADAVSMRSLTDFVEIGLGEVLQKKDIPHFVVISKYQQRTTDPAEINRLRRRYDVLEPPIGFSIQMTKATQRLRHNSFRTYRAKYGRLEADIRALTDQFYRYALAKGAANE
- a CDS encoding Imm21 family immunity protein, encoding MTHTRNWVTTTGGPHLLIAEEQLEDWRGTEGWRDHMDPGDQSDYARACRVTTWMGSIPCHEGTAVVLSGDVGDIAWYPAKGADQGFLVQWLCINDEALIEPVLRSTDMRDVLDDPTAERLDFETGSSGVMWLIDASECGKNLQDGYEILRLKPGRYVASAAYYQSADLMIVVRYISPAQ
- a CDS encoding H-NS histone family protein, with the protein product MSYKDLVAFKRRLDAAICVKRADQAQEVKAKLAALAQKSGFNLSELIDGGKRPAKRKSAVKYRNPKDPSQTWTGRGRRPLWLADAVGKGTKLDSFAV
- a CDS encoding Imm32 family immunity protein yields the protein MKLTVEHEVGDDGEVAICFDEEGLDFLLSKLNTLRSPVGHLHLMTPSWAGNELTEDKFGGEKYVLVHSLRLVRLPESQYSGDAP
- a CDS encoding DUF4265 domain-containing protein, with the protein product MKLNLKLDAKDWHGHGSESIWIEPLADSSEEGVFRLLNTPYFARGLSWGDVVRVVPSDDGLRFEFKEVVSRSGHSTYRILVDANDQRFSEILTQLEALGSSFERIDFGARHLYALDVHPEADIYQVYASLEGGERLGVLEFEEGHVGHILRR